The following coding sequences lie in one Oncorhynchus kisutch isolate 150728-3 linkage group LG27, Okis_V2, whole genome shotgun sequence genomic window:
- the LOC109871895 gene encoding calcium-binding mitochondrial carrier protein SCaMC-1, with protein MYHVIKGLVLTESQCWDPDSERSYQDLFDKLDTNKDGKVDVAELRAGITAMGMSFRRGAAQKIVSSGDENKDGGLDFNEFNNYLKEHEKKLRLTFKSLDKNNDGHIDASEIKQSLEELGMDITKEEAQTILQSMDIDGTMMVDWNEWRDHFLFNPAHNLNEIIRYWKHSSVLDIGESIAIPDEFTEEEKTSGGWWKQLAAGAMAGAVSRTGTAPLDRVKVFMQVHSSKSNRVTLLGGFKQMIKEGGVASLWRGNGVNVLKIAPETAIKFMAYEQYKKLLTPEGGKVQTHQRFMAGSLAGATAQSSIYPMEVMKTRLTLGKTGQYNGMFDCAKKILRKEGIKAFYKGYTPNMIGIIPYAGIDLAVYESLKNAWLSRYAKDTANPGILVLLGCGTISSTCGQLASYPLALLRTRMQAQATLEASDKSTMTGLMKGIMANEGFFGLYRGILPNFMKVIPAVSLSYVVYEYMKTGLGISK; from the exons ATGTATCATGTTATAAAAGGACTTGTTCTAACAGAATCCCAATGCTGGGATCCCGATAGTGAAAGGTCATACCAAGACCTATTCGATAAACTGGACACCAACAAGGATGGGAAGGTCGATGTTGCTGAATTGAGAGCGGGTATAACCGCAATGGGCATGTCATTCCGCAGAGGTGCAGCGCAG AAAATTGTATCGTCTGGTGACGAAAACAAAGATGGAGGGCTTGACTTCAATGAGTTCAACAATTATCTGAAAGAACACGAGAAGAAACTGCGCCTGACGTTCAAGAGCTTGGACAAAAACAACGATG GGCACATCGATGCCTCTGAAATCAAGCAGTCCCTTGAAGAGCTGGGCATGGACATAACCAAGGAAGAGGCCCAGACCATCCTACAAAG CATGGACATTGATGGCACCATGATGGTGGACTGGAACGAGTGGAGGGATCACTTCCTGTTCAATCCTGCCCATAACCTGAACGAGATCATACGCTACTGGAAACACTCCTCA GTGCTGGACATAGGTGAGAGCATTGCCATCCCTGATGAGttcacagaggaggagaagaccTCTGGTGGCTGGTGGAAACAGCTGGCTGCCGGGGCGATGGCTGGGGCGGTCTCTCGCACAGGCACCGCCCCCCTGGACAGGGTGAAGGTCTTCATGCAG GTCCACTCCTCCAAGTCCAACCGGGTCACCCTGCTGGGAGGATTCAAGCAGATGATTAAGGAAGGGGGCGTGGCCTCATTATGGCGAGGGAACGGGGTCAACGTGTTAAAAATAGCCCCTGAGACTGCTATCAAGTTCATGGCCTACGAACAG taTAAGAAGCTGCTGACACCAGAGGGAGGGAAGGTCCAGACCCACCAGAGGTTCATGGCTGGCTCTCTGGCAGGAGCCACCGCCCAGTCATCCATCTACCCCATGGAG GTGATGAAGACCAGACTGACTCTGGGGAAAACTGGCCAGTATAATGGAATGTTTGACTGTGCCAAGAAGATTCTGAGGAAAGAGGGCATCAAAGCCTTCTACAAAGGCTACACTCCCAACATGATAGGCATCATTCCCTATGCTGGCATCGACCTTGCTGTTTACGAG AGCCTGAAGAATGCATGGTTGTCCCGCTATGCCAAAGACACAGCCAACCCTGGCATCTTGGTGCTGTTGGGCTGTGGCACCATCTCCAGCACCTGTGGCCAGCTGGCCAGCTACCCCCTCGCCCTGCTTCGCACACGCATGCAGGCACAAG CAACTCTGGAAGCGTCGGACAAGTCCACCATGACTGGACTGATGAAGGGGATCATGGCTAACGAGGGTTTCTTTGGACTGTACCGGGGTATCCTGCCCAACTTCATGAAAGTGATTCCTGCTGTGAGCCTCAGCTATGTGGTCTACGAGTACATGAAGACCGGCCTGGGGATCTCCAAATGA